A genomic region of Sandaracinaceae bacterium contains the following coding sequences:
- a CDS encoding helix-turn-helix domain-containing protein — MAGERTYAIGEGWKSILAEAGVDHVDVLRRARLPDDLLNHDDVRLDTESFLRFFEVLDAGVRDARFWVRLTEAMKPEYFTPALFAPLCSPDLATAAERLARFKPLMGPIDLEVRDGAEGLELTYRWKAAAVPASMHGSEALFITRLARLGTRQPIRPTSVIVPAMPRDPQPFEDYLGVRMTRGEIIRVTFDAADAHEPFRTANKAMWDIFEPELRRRLGDLERDATFADRTRAVLTEALPSGQGGVDTVARRLAVSSRTLQRRLRSEGTSFKAVVDDTRESLARHYLRRTQMTATEIAYLLGFDEATSFFRAFQRWTGTTPETLRQQLTAAPMSA, encoded by the coding sequence ATGGCGGGCGAGCGAACGTATGCGATCGGAGAGGGCTGGAAGAGCATCCTCGCCGAGGCGGGCGTCGATCATGTCGACGTGCTCCGGCGAGCCCGGCTCCCCGACGACCTGCTGAATCACGACGACGTCCGGCTCGACACGGAGTCGTTCCTGCGCTTCTTCGAGGTGCTGGACGCCGGCGTCCGTGACGCGAGGTTTTGGGTCCGGCTGACCGAGGCGATGAAGCCGGAGTACTTCACGCCGGCGCTGTTCGCGCCGCTGTGCAGCCCGGACCTCGCGACGGCCGCCGAGCGGCTGGCTCGGTTCAAGCCGCTCATGGGGCCGATCGATCTCGAGGTCCGTGACGGCGCCGAGGGGCTCGAGCTCACCTATCGGTGGAAGGCCGCCGCCGTGCCCGCGAGCATGCACGGGAGCGAAGCGCTCTTCATCACCCGGCTCGCGCGCTTGGGGACGAGGCAGCCGATTCGGCCCACGTCGGTGATCGTGCCGGCGATGCCTCGCGATCCGCAGCCGTTCGAGGACTACCTCGGCGTCCGCATGACGCGCGGCGAGATCATCCGCGTGACCTTCGACGCGGCGGACGCTCACGAGCCTTTCCGCACCGCCAACAAAGCGATGTGGGACATCTTCGAGCCCGAGCTGCGGAGGCGGCTGGGCGACCTCGAGCGCGACGCGACGTTCGCCGACCGCACGCGGGCGGTGCTGACCGAGGCGCTGCCGAGCGGCCAGGGCGGGGTGGACACCGTCGCGCGCCGGCTCGCGGTGAGCTCTCGGACGCTCCAGCGTCGCCTGCGGAGCGAGGGCACGAGCTTCAAGGCCGTCGTGGACGACACGCGGGAGAGCCTGGCCCGCCACTACCTCCGCCGCACCCAGATGACCGCCACCGAGATCGCCTACCTGCTGGGCTTCGACGAGGCGACGTCGTTCTTCCGGGCCTTCCAGCGCTGGACGGGGACGACCCCGGAGACGCTGCGGCAGCAGCTGACCGCGGCGCCCATGTCTGCCTGA